From Labeo rohita strain BAU-BD-2019 chromosome 18, IGBB_LRoh.1.0, whole genome shotgun sequence, the proteins below share one genomic window:
- the LOC127181002 gene encoding protein phosphatase 1 regulatory subunit 3E — protein METEAAVVMLPPKNCLPRNYSCIARLFGSLTASEQKLEDGEEEMEGEEGKNGDCEALEISVVNEKPRGRESFLKPPHSPTQRRRCKSLPTSAERAKLEIARSRSPSSQKKVRFADSLGLDLISIKHFDDTDMPEVPDRIIDKFKKARALHLNNFDKSNTSSQSVFMELLFTNPGSLPDFLDRVTAAKVLLETVQADEFSLSGIVRVFNLAFEKKVYLRYTLNNWSTFMDILASYVPHSSDGQTDKFSFKIITPTFLEFGGTLQFAIKYCVDGGEFWDNNNGNNYRVRRHRFKISPPREWENGWIHFI, from the coding sequence ATGGAAACCGAGGCTGCTGTGGTAATGCTGCCTCCCAAGAACTGCCTCCCCAGAAATTACAGTTGTATCGCTAGGCTGTTCGGAAGCTTGACAGCATCAGAGCAAAAGCTGGAGGACGGAGAAGAAGAGATGGAGGGGGAGGAGGGCAAGAATGGGGACTGTGAAGCATTAGAGATCAGCGTAGTGAATGAAAAACCGAGAGGAAGGGAGTCATTCCTGAAGCCCCCGCATAGCCCGACTCAGCGCCGCAGGTGCAAGTCTCTCCCCACGTCGGCTGAAAGAGCCAAACTAGAGATCGCACGAAGCCGGAGCCCAAGCAGTCAGAAAAAGGTACGTTTCGCCGACTCTCTGGGCCTGGACCTGATTTCCATCAAACACTTTGATGACACGGATATGCCTGAGGTACCAGACCGCATTATTGACAAATTCAAAAAAGCCAGAGCGCTCCACTTGAATAACTTCGACAAGTCCAACACATCAAGCCAGTCCGTGTTTATGGAGCTGCTCTTCACAAATCCAGGATCCCTGCCAGACTTCCTTGACAGAGTTACTGCAGCGAAGGTTTTACTGGAGACTGTTCAGGCTGATGAATTCAGCCTCTCGGGGATCGTGCGGGTTTTTAACTTGGCTTTCGAAAAAAAGGTCTATTTGAGGTACACCTTAAATAACTGGAGCACATTTATGGATATTCTGGCGTCCTACGTCCCCCATTCCAGCGACGGGCAGACTGACAAGTTCAGCTTCAAAATCATCACCCCGACCTTTCTGGAATTTGGAGGAACACTGCAGTTTGCCATCAAGTATTGTGTCGATGGAGGTGAATTTTGGGACAACAACAATGGGAATAATTACAGAGTAAGACGACACAGATTTAAAATATCTCCTCCAAGAGAATGGGAAAACGGCtggatacattttatttag
- the si:ch73-103b9.2 gene encoding uncharacterized protein si:ch73-103b9.2, translated as MNSTEVCASDDTDAENQHTTVDSTKRNTESSGRQYVNVLLDLSEEDCCREHNMHLLQSRTGWEDAVEGWGRFPPFGVFHQPPRKGKKIRQDIIDFHCLLCADLNLSDLPIYCSAGNALKTFRKAAQPHLDLAEEADNSSSDELYSFSLSLQNMPEPLINKLLSGDEECKQNKSSSVCHYHTEPCQILKENRAALSIRSFSVLPPVKESRNLRNYSLFKGLEPAEVMMPDATSAVTADERLSIDCDTGSVFKTLTDFIPEENSYRLKGSPSTKHWLSQDSNHLPSIFNVTFQNKYGLPSSTVSNTLPQSSYPLGRNLRQEELTRPSTRNNTNYRLHSGHKTRDLKRPEAHRLMLIGTRVHMPM; from the exons ATGAATAGCACTGAAGTCTGTGCATCAGACGATACTGATGCTGAGAATCAGCATACGACTGTTGACAGCACAAAAAGGAACACAGAGTCTTCAGGCAGACAGTATGTCAATGTGTTGTTGGATCTCAGCGAAGAGGATTGTTGCAGGGAGCACAATATGCATTTGCTTCAAAGCCGCACTGGCTGGGAAGACGCT GTTGAAGGTTGGGGGAGATTTCCTCCTTTTGGTGTATTTCATCAGCCGCCaaggaaggggaaaaaaatcaggcAAGACATCATAGACTTTCACTGTCTCCTCTGTGCAGACCTTAATCTTTCTGATCTGCCAATCTATTGCTCTGCTGGAAATGCTCTGAAAACTTTCAGGAAGGCTGCCCAACCCCATCTGGATCTTGCAGAGGAAGCTGACAATTCCTCTTCAGATGAACTGTACTCTTTCAGCTTATCTCTTCAAAATATGCCAGAGCCATTAATCAACAAATTGCTGTCTGGAGATGAAGagtgtaaacaaaacaaatcatcaTCAGTCTGCCATTACCATACAGAACCGTGTCAAATCCTGAAGGAAAATAGAGCTGCTCTTAGCATCAGAAGCTTTAGCGTGTTGCCGCCTGTCAAAGAGTCCAGAAACCTGAGGAACTACAGTCTTTTTAAAGGACTGGAGCCAGCAGAGGTCATGATGCCTGATGCCACCAGTGCCGTTACTGCTGATGAAAGATTGAGCATTGATTGTGACACAGGAAGTGTCTTCAAGACCCTCACAGACTTTATCCCAGAAGAGAACAGCTATAGGTTAAAGGGATCTCCCAGCACAAAGCATTGGCTGTCCCAGGACAGCAATCACCTGCCatctatttttaatgtaacttttcAAAATAAGTATGGTTTACCCTCCAGCACCGTGTCAAATACATTACCCCAATCTTCCTACCCCCTAGGAAGAAACCTCAGGCAGGAAGAATTGACAAGGCCTTCCACCAGGAACAACACCAATTATAGATTACATTCTGGCCACAAAACAAGAGATCTGAAAAGACCTGAAGCTCATCGACTAATGCTGATTGGAACAAGAGTTCACATGCCTATGTGA